The segment AGCGACACCTTGACGATGCCGAGGTGGCTGGCTAGTCGTCGCAGACGCGGTACCATAAGCAGGCTTTTGGTTTGCGGTGGCAGTGCGCCAAAGCGATCTCGCAGGCGATCGGCAAAATCTTTTAGTTCGCGGTCGCTCTCCAGCTCGTCCAGTTCACGGTAGAGCAAGATGCGCTCGCTGTCTTGCGGTATGTATTCGTGAGGTAGGGAGAGGTCGAGGTCAGTATCGATCGTGGTGTCGGTGAGCGCATTGCCTAGCTCAGCCTGCTGCTCCGTCTGAGCGGCAAAGAGCGCCGCAAAGTCCTCTTGTTTGACCTCCCGCACTGCCTCCTCAAAGACTTTGCGGTAAGTCTCGAAGCCTAGGTCAGCGATGAAGCCACTTTGCTCTGTACCTAATATGTTGCCGGCACCTCGTATGTCTAGATCCTGCAGAGCGATGCGCATACCGCTACCTAGGTCGGAGAAGCTCTCGATCGCCTTAACACGTCGTGCGGCAGCCTCCGTGAGGGTGCCTAGGGGAGGAGTGATCAGATAACAGTAAGCCCGCTGACTACCTCGCCCCACACGGCCACGGAGCTGGTGCAGGTCGCTCAGTCCGTAGCGATGAGCGGAGTTGATGAGGATCGTATTGACATTGGGCATGTCGATGCCGTTCTCGATGATCGTCGTGGCTAGGAGCAGGTCGTACTTGCGCTCGGCAAAGTCTAGGAGTATCTGCTCCGTCTCGCTCGGGGTCAAGCGCCCGTGAGCAATCGCAATGCGAATGCCGGGGACGCACTCCTCGATCTGTCCCGCCACGCCGTGGATCGACTCGATGCGGTTGTGCACAAAGAAGACCTGTCCGTGGCGTGCTAACTCGTAACCAATGGCATCGGCAATGGTCTCTTGCGACCAGCGAATGAGTCGTGTCGTGACCGGCTGACGATTGCGCGGAGGCGTATTGATGTTGGAGAGATCACGAGCGCCCATTAGGGAGAACTGTAGGGTGCGGGGTATCGGTGTTGCCGAGAGCGTGAGCGTATCTACGTTGACCTGTAGCTTACGAAGCTGCTCCTTAGCTTTGACACCAAACTTCTGCTCCTCGTCTATGATGAGCAGTCCGAGCGACTTGAAGGTGACCCCCTTGCCCAGTAGTCGGTGCGTACCTATTAATATGTCTACTCGTCCGTCCGCTAGATCCTTTAGGATCGCTTTAGACTGCTTGTCGCTCTTAGCTCTTGAGAGGTACTCGATACGGCAGGGCAATCCCTCGAGTCGCTGGCTAAAGGTCTGGTAGTGCTGGTAAGCTAGGATCGTCGTCGGCACCAAGACCGCCACCTGCTTGCTGTCGGCGACCGCCTTGAAGGCCGCTCGTACCGCCACCTCCGTCTTGCCAAAGCCCACGTCACCGCAGACCAATCGATCCATCGGACGGTTACTCTCCATGTCCGCCTTGATCTGCTCGATCGCTTTCAGTTGGTCGGGCGTCTCCTCATAAGCAAAGGAAGCCTCCATCTCGTGCTGCAGGTAGCTATCGGGCGAAAAGGCAAAGCCCGGCTGCTCCTTGCGCGCTGCATAGAGCGCAATGAGGTCACGAGCGATTGACTTGATCTTGGTCTTTGCACGCTCTTTGAGCTTTGTCCAGGCACCCGTGCCTAGTTTGCTGAGCTGTGGCTCGCCCTCCTCTTGCGCTTGGTACTTCGAGAGCTTGTGCAGGCTGTGGATGCTCACAAGGAGCACATCTTTGTTTTGGTAGACCAGCTTGACCACCTCACGTGGCTTGCCGTCTACCTCCGTGGTGAGGAGCCCGTCAAACTGTCCTACACCATGGTCGCTGTGGACGATGTAGTCGCCAGGCGAGATGGCGTGTAGCTCCTTGAGCGAGATAGCCGCATCGGCATTGCGTATGCGGTCACTCTTGAGCTGGTAGTGGTGGTAGCGGTCGAAGACCTGATGATCGGTCAGGAGCAAGACGTCCAAGTCTTTATCCTCAAAACCCTCGTGGACGACTAGTGGCACCCACTCGGGGAGTAGCTCCTCGGCTTCGCGCTCGATGAGAATCTCCTTGAGACGTTGCGCCTGTGCGGACGACTCGGAGAGGAAGAAGCTCTTGAAGAAGCCCCGCTTGCGTACTTGCAGCTCCTCAACCAATAGGTCAAAGTGTCGATGGATCAGTAGCTGTGGCTTGGTAGCAAAGGTAATCCGCTGGTCAACGAAAGAGAGCCCCTTCGTCGGGGTGGCTAGGATCTTCGTGCGCTGCTTTACCTCAGCCGAGAGTTTGTCAGGGGGAAGTAGTAGAGCTCGCATCTCCTCCTGCGTGGCAAAAGCACCTTCGTACTCCACCGCTAGCTCCGCATCGTAGAGTGCTCTCCACTGCTCAGCGAGCGACTCGTAGCGACTGATCCAGAGTTGGTAGTCAGGAGATAGAAGCGACAAGAGCGAGGTCTCTCTGCCAGTGGCATCGCCTTTGACCTGTAGTGCGGGGGCTATCTCAGCACGCTCACACTGATCCACAGAGAGCTGGCTCTCAATGTCAAAGCGGCGTATGCTATCGATCTCATCGTCAAAGAAGTCAATGCGATAAGGATAGGTGCTACCATAGGAGAAGATGTCCACGAGACTACCACGGTAGACCACTTGTCCAGGGCTGTAAACGTAGTCCACCTCTTCGAAGCCCTCCTCGAGTAGTCGCTCTCGCAGCGTGTCACGAGAGATCACATCACCCACGCTAAGCGTGAAGCAGCTCTGGGCGACCTCCTGCTGGGAGGGTATCGCCTCGGCAAGAGCTTCGGGGTAAGAGACGATCAGCGGTGTATCGCCCGCAGCAAGGCTGGCGAGCAGTTCGGCACGCAGCACCTCCTGCGCTGGCTCTCGCTGACCATATTTAATGTGTCTATTGAAGGCTGAGGGGTAGTAGTAAGCTTTGACCCCTAGAGCCTCTAGGTCGCCCAGCATATAGCCCGCACTATCGGCATCCTCGGCAATCACCAGATAAGGGTGCTCACGCGCCAAGGTGGCGAGGATAAAGGCGGGCGCCGAAGCGGTCACCCCCTCGAGCTCTACACAATGATCCTGCTGTAGGGCTTGGCGAAGCTCTACGATACGCGGGTGATCGTGCCAGAGATCGAGGAGGGACATAGGGATAGATTACTTCTGGCGTAGCTGGCGAGCCAGGATCGTATTGCGCATCAGCGTGATGATCGTCATAGGACCTACACCGCCTGGCACAGGCGTGATGTAGGAGCAGAGCGGAGCTACCTCGTCAAAGTCGACGTCGCCCACGATACGAGAGCCGCTCTTCTTCGTTGCGTCGGGCACACGTGTGATGCCCACGTCGATGACGATGGCACCCTCCTTGACCATCTCCTTCTTGACAAAAAGCGGGATACCAATAGCCGCGACCACGATGTCAGCTTGACGGCAGATGGAGGCAATGTCTTTCGTGCGGCTGTGGCAGATCGTTACGGTCGCATTGCCCTGCGCACCCTTCTGGAGGAAGAGCTGAGCGATCGGTTTGCCCACGATGTTGCTTCGTCCGAGGACCACCACATGCTTGCCCTCCGTGCTAATGTTGTAGTGCTTGAGCAGCTCGATGACCCCCTTAGGCGTGGCAGGCACGAGGCACGGCTCGCCAAGGCTGAGGAGTCCCACGTTGATCGGGTGGAAGCCGTCCACATCCTTGCGGTAGTCTACTGCGTGAATGACCGCCTGCTCGTCAATATGCTTCGGCAGTGGCAGCTGGACGATAAAGCCATCTACCTCGGGATCTTTGTTGAGCTGCTCGATCTCTGCGATGAGCTCCTCCTGCGTGATGGACTCGTCAAAGCGCTTCGTCAGAGAGATAAAGCCGACCTCTTCGCAAGCCTTGATCTTGCTCGCTATGTAGGTTTCGCTGGCTCCATCATGTCCCACGATGATAGCACCCAGACTGGGCGGACGTTGCCCCGCAGCGACCATCTGCTGGACCTCTTGAGCGATCTCCTTCTTGATCTCAGTCGCAGTGGTCTTGCCATCTAGGCGAATGAATGATTCTTGTGTCATAGAGTGGTATTTGTATAGATAAATTGTGTTGTTCTGCTCTTGATAGTGAGGTGTCAAGCCATCATTGTGACATCTACCTCTGCTAAGTTGCCGTACAAAGATACCGAAATCTAAGGGATTAACTCTGTCGTAGCGTACCCGCCAACAGTTTCCTACGAAAGGAACTGTAGTGCCATACGGAAGAAACTGTAGTTTCATAGGTGAGAAACTAGAGTTCCCTAGGTAAGAAACTGCAGTACCAACAGGGGTTAGCACTCTAGTTCCACCCTATTGGCACCAATATTTCAGGCGTATTGGAGGTTATGCCTAGACGAGACTGGTCGACCCCACACCCCTAGCCGATGTAAGATGGATGAAATGATAGCCAGCCGCACCGCCACAGCTCTGACCGCTTGCAGGTAATAAAACTATTACCTATCTTTGCAGTAGCAAACGACAAAGAAATGCCGACAATCTTCACGCTATATGGGTACCGCTTTATGTTTTACTCAAACGACCACGAGCCGATACACGTTCACGCCATCAAGGGTAACAGTAGAGCAAAGTTTGACCTCTTCCCCACGGTGGTCCTAGTGTCTAGTAGTGGTGTCAAGGCTCACGAGTTGAGACTATTGGAGCAGATTGTTGTGGAGAATAGGGCGCATATCATCGAGCAGTGGCTCATTTACTTCAATAGCGACAGACGATATGAGAGAAATTAAACGAGTATGGACGACTCCGACCGCTATATGGGTCGAGGACAAGGAGGGTAATCTGAGGTCTGCAAACTTTGCCGACTACCCCCGACTAAGGTATGCTACGCCCGAAGAGCGGGAGGCATACGAGGTTAGCGCAGAGGGCATTCACTGGGATAGCATTAACGAGGACTTAAGCTTTGAGGGTTTCTTCGATACGAGGGAGTTCACCAGCTTATACCGATTCTTCCAGGCAAACCCCGAGCTAAACGCATCTGCCGTAGCCCGCAGGCTAGGCATCTCGCAGAGTCTCTTTGCGCAGTATATCAGTGGGCGCAAGACGCCATCGAGAGAGCGTATGGAGCAGATACAAGAGGAGATACAGCGTATCGGTGAGAGCTTGCTAGCGGTGTCGCTATAGACGGACGATGCGAGAGCGTCTGGCTAGCGACGCTGGGGGTAGATGTAGGGACGGCCGGAGTCAGGGGCAGGCTGCACGAAGACGCTGGTGTGGTAGGCCGCCTGGAGGTGCGCTGCGGTGATAACCATCTGGGGTGTGCCGTGCGCCAGCAGACCTTCGGGACCGAAGAGGATGAGCTCCTCGCAGTATTCGGAGGCTACGTTGATGTCGTGGAGGATCATTAGGATCGTCAGTCCCTCGGTGTGGAGCGTCTCGAGGAGCTGCATGATCTCGCTCGTGTAGCCGATGTCTAGGTGCGAGATGGGCTCGTCGAGGAGCAGGAGCTGCGGCTCCTGCGTGAGTGCTTGTGCTATGGCGACCATCTGCTGTTCGCCACCGCTAAGTTCATCGAGACGCTTGTCGGCTAGTCGTGCGATGCCTGTGCGCTCGATGTATTGGGAGCAACGTGCGTGGTCCTCCTCGCTGTAACCGATCTGGAAGCGCTTGAAGTAGGGCAGTCGCCCCATAAGGACGTAGTCGTAGACCCTTAGCGGCTGAGGGGTGATCTGCTGATTGACCATCGAGACGAGGCGAGCACGCTCACGGAGGGAGTAGTGGGCAAGGGGCTTGTCGAGCAGGCTTACCTTTCCAGAGAGCGGGGGGAGGGCACCTGTGAGGGTCTTGAAGCAGGTGCTTTTGCCAGCCCCATTAGGCCCGATGATGGCGGTCAGGGAGCCACGAGCTATGGTGAGGTCGAGGGGCCCGATGACCGCTTTGCGCCCATAGCCACAGATGAGCTGCTCGGCACGTAAGATCGTCTGACTGGTCATATCTGGTGCGAGCGTCTGGTGCGGTGAATGAGGTGGAGGAAGGCGACGCCGCCGATCAAGCCGGTGATGACGCCTATCGGCAGCTCGATAGGCGAAAGAATGGTGCGTGCCAACATGTCGCAGAGGATGAGGAAGATGCCACCATTGACAAAGCTGCCGACGAGGAGGACGCGGTAGTCATTGCCGAGGAGGATGCGTGTCGCCTGTGGGATGACTAGCCCGACGAAGCCGATGACGCCAGCCACGGAGACGCAGGCACTGGTTAGCAGCGAACTGAGTACGAAGAGCCACAGCACGACCCGTCGGGTGTCGATGCCTAGTTGCTGCGCTTTGAGTTCGCCTAGACGGAGCGCATTGAGCGACTGCACGAAGAGGTAGCTCGTTCCTAGGAGGAGCAGGGTGAAGAGGAGCATGCCCCAGACGATGAACGGCTTGCTCTCTTGTAGCGATCCCATCGTCCAGAAGATGATGCGAGAGAGTTGCTCGGCACGCGCCACAGAGAGGAGGAGCATGACGCCTGACGATGCCATGAAACTGACCATCACACCGACGAGGAGCATGCGCTGTACGCTTAGTCCGTGGCGCTGGTAGCTATTGGCATAGACGAGTAAGATGGTAACCAAGGCTCCGATGAAGCCGAAGGCGGGGAGCGTCAGGAAGGCGGAGGACAAGCCTAAGACTATGGCGAGCGTGACACCGAGCGAAGCACCGCCTGAGATGCCGAGGGTGTACGGCTCGACGAGCGGATTGCGAAAAAGCCCCTGCAGGATAGCTCCGCAGAGGCTTAGCCCGCCACCGATGGAGATGGCGTTGATGATGCGTGGCAGACGTAGCTGCATTAAGATGGTATACTCGACCGAGGTGGGGTCAGAGAGTATCTCCGAGAGTTGCCAGAGAGAGATGGGATGCACCCCGACATGTAGCGATAAGATGGCGACGACGAGGAGCAGCAGCACCATCAATGGGAGCGTCCAGTAGGACTTCGCGAGAGTCGGTCTGTGAGGCATGGGGAAGCAGCTTTTACTCACTAAGGTAGTCGGTCATCAGCTGCAGTGTCTCGACAAAGTGCTGTGGCGTGGGCTGGCTGACGACTTCTCCTGGAAGCGGGCAATAATTGCCTTGCTGTACAGCAGCGACGGAGCGCAGCTTGTGCCACGACTCTTCTGATCCGCTCTCGCTGCCATGATTGGTGATCAGGAAGAGCACCTCGGGGTCTTGCTCTACAACATACTCCAGACTGAGCTGACCATTGCCCGCCACGGTGACGATGTTCGTACAACCGCTGAAGGTGATTAGGTCATTCATATAGGTCGAGGTGGAGGCACCAAAGAGCGGGTCAAAAGCTATCTGCATGAAGGCGCGTGGATGCCAGGGGCGTGTCGCATTGAGCTGCTTGAGCCAGTCGACGCGCTGGTTAATCTCTGTGAGCTGAGACTCGGCACGAGCGCTCACTCCGACTAGCTTGGCAATCTGGCGATACTGCTCCTGTATGGCGTCGTAACTGGCGGGGTTAGTGAACTGAACGACCTCGATGCCGGCGTTCTCCAGTGAAGAGATGGTCTGCGGAGCGGTGAAGTCCGACGCAAAGACGATCGTCGGATGCTGCGCGATGAGTAGCTCTAGGTTGGTCTGTATGGCAGAGCCTACGACAGGGACGCTGTCGGCAATCGCTTCGGTGCAGTAAGAGGTGCAGCCGACGAGGAGCGAATCACACGCGAGGTCGTAGAGCTGATCGGTTACGGAGGGGACAAGCGAGAC is part of the Porphyromonas asaccharolytica DSM 20707 genome and harbors:
- a CDS encoding ABC transporter ATP-binding protein, with translation MTSQTILRAEQLICGYGRKAVIGPLDLTIARGSLTAIIGPNGAGKSTCFKTLTGALPPLSGKVSLLDKPLAHYSLRERARLVSMVNQQITPQPLRVYDYVLMGRLPYFKRFQIGYSEEDHARCSQYIERTGIARLADKRLDELSGGEQQMVAIAQALTQEPQLLLLDEPISHLDIGYTSEIMQLLETLHTEGLTILMILHDINVASEYCEELILFGPEGLLAHGTPQMVITAAHLQAAYHTSVFVQPAPDSGRPYIYPQRR
- a CDS encoding FecCD family ABC transporter permease, which encodes MPHRPTLAKSYWTLPLMVLLLLVVAILSLHVGVHPISLWQLSEILSDPTSVEYTILMQLRLPRIINAISIGGGLSLCGAILQGLFRNPLVEPYTLGISGGASLGVTLAIVLGLSSAFLTLPAFGFIGALVTILLVYANSYQRHGLSVQRMLLVGVMVSFMASSGVMLLLSVARAEQLSRIIFWTMGSLQESKPFIVWGMLLFTLLLLGTSYLFVQSLNALRLGELKAQQLGIDTRRVVLWLFVLSSLLTSACVSVAGVIGFVGLVIPQATRILLGNDYRVLLVGSFVNGGIFLILCDMLARTILSPIELPIGVITGLIGGVAFLHLIHRTRRSHQI
- the mfd gene encoding transcription-repair coupling factor, which gives rise to MSLLDLWHDHPRIVELRQALQQDHCVELEGVTASAPAFILATLAREHPYLVIAEDADSAGYMLGDLEALGVKAYYYPSAFNRHIKYGQREPAQEVLRAELLASLAAGDTPLIVSYPEALAEAIPSQQEVAQSCFTLSVGDVISRDTLRERLLEEGFEEVDYVYSPGQVVYRGSLVDIFSYGSTYPYRIDFFDDEIDSIRRFDIESQLSVDQCERAEIAPALQVKGDATGRETSLLSLLSPDYQLWISRYESLAEQWRALYDAELAVEYEGAFATQEEMRALLLPPDKLSAEVKQRTKILATPTKGLSFVDQRITFATKPQLLIHRHFDLLVEELQVRKRGFFKSFFLSESSAQAQRLKEILIEREAEELLPEWVPLVVHEGFEDKDLDVLLLTDHQVFDRYHHYQLKSDRIRNADAAISLKELHAISPGDYIVHSDHGVGQFDGLLTTEVDGKPREVVKLVYQNKDVLLVSIHSLHKLSKYQAQEEGEPQLSKLGTGAWTKLKERAKTKIKSIARDLIALYAARKEQPGFAFSPDSYLQHEMEASFAYEETPDQLKAIEQIKADMESNRPMDRLVCGDVGFGKTEVAVRAAFKAVADSKQVAVLVPTTILAYQHYQTFSQRLEGLPCRIEYLSRAKSDKQSKAILKDLADGRVDILIGTHRLLGKGVTFKSLGLLIIDEEQKFGVKAKEQLRKLQVNVDTLTLSATPIPRTLQFSLMGARDLSNINTPPRNRQPVTTRLIRWSQETIADAIGYELARHGQVFFVHNRIESIHGVAGQIEECVPGIRIAIAHGRLTPSETEQILLDFAERKYDLLLATTIIENGIDMPNVNTILINSAHRYGLSDLHQLRGRVGRGSQRAYCYLITPPLGTLTEAAARRVKAIESFSDLGSGMRIALQDLDIRGAGNILGTEQSGFIADLGFETYRKVFEEAVREVKQEDFAALFAAQTEQQAELGNALTDTTIDTDLDLSLPHEYIPQDSERILLYRELDELESDRELKDFADRLRDRFGALPPQTKSLLMVPRLRRLASHLGIVKVSLRREQMILFLPPSGSAYYQSKAFDILLKSVASYGKECEVRESREGHRSVKWHHVTSVYQADKILSTLYKALFARPDK
- a CDS encoding DUF4160 domain-containing protein; its protein translation is MPTIFTLYGYRFMFYSNDHEPIHVHAIKGNSRAKFDLFPTVVLVSSSGVKAHELRLLEQIVVENRAHIIEQWLIYFNSDRRYERN
- the folD gene encoding bifunctional methylenetetrahydrofolate dehydrogenase/methenyltetrahydrofolate cyclohydrolase FolD, whose translation is MTQESFIRLDGKTTATEIKKEIAQEVQQMVAAGQRPPSLGAIIVGHDGASETYIASKIKACEEVGFISLTKRFDESITQEELIAEIEQLNKDPEVDGFIVQLPLPKHIDEQAVIHAVDYRKDVDGFHPINVGLLSLGEPCLVPATPKGVIELLKHYNISTEGKHVVVLGRSNIVGKPIAQLFLQKGAQGNATVTICHSRTKDIASICRQADIVVAAIGIPLFVKKEMVKEGAIVIDVGITRVPDATKKSGSRIVGDVDFDEVAPLCSYITPVPGGVGPMTIITLMRNTILARQLRQK
- a CDS encoding DUF2442 domain-containing protein, producing MREIKRVWTTPTAIWVEDKEGNLRSANFADYPRLRYATPEEREAYEVSAEGIHWDSINEDLSFEGFFDTREFTSLYRFFQANPELNASAVARRLGISQSLFAQYISGRKTPSRERMEQIQEEIQRIGESLLAVSL
- a CDS encoding ABC transporter substrate-binding protein, which codes for MSSLIVSSRKQILRLLPLLLLLPLLVSCHKAGQQETADQAPRVVSLVPSVTDQLYDLACDSLLVGCTSYCTEAIADSVPVVGSAIQTNLELLIAQHPTIVFASDFTAPQTISSLENAGIEVVQFTNPASYDAIQEQYRQIAKLVGVSARAESQLTEINQRVDWLKQLNATRPWHPRAFMQIAFDPLFGASTSTYMNDLITFSGCTNIVTVAGNGQLSLEYVVEQDPEVLFLITNHGSESGSEESWHKLRSVAAVQQGNYCPLPGEVVSQPTPQHFVETLQLMTDYLSE